A stretch of DNA from Pelorhabdus rhamnosifermentans:
ACAGGAAAATATTGCAACAGATGTTATAGAAGAGAGGCAGGAAGACCTGGATAAGGAACCATCAGATAAGCTAATTGAGGCCGCATTGCCGCTCTTTGCTATGAAAGGGTATGCTGCTGTGACAGTCCGGGAACTGGCTGATGCCGCTCACGTGAACAGCGCGTTAGTTTCCTATTATTTTGGCGGAAAAGAAAAATTGTATGCAGCCGTACTGGAATCACAGGTGTCGCTTGTTGGACGCATTGTTGAGAAGATAGGAAAAGAAAATCTTTCTACTGTAGATAGTTTGATGCGCTACGTACAAGAAATCATTGTTGTATTTCATCAATGTCCCTATTTATTTCGGCTGATGTCAGGAGAGTTGATAAGTCCTACGGCCTGTTTTGAAACTGTTGTAAAAAAAGAAATTACGAAGCTCTTTACATTTTTACGCCAGATTCTCCGTAAGGGTGTGGAATGTGGCGAACTTCGTCCTGAACTGGATATTGAATATGCCGTCATTTCTTTTGTAGGTATTATTAATTTTTACTTGATTATACGTCCATTGGCTAGTAAAATTCTGCATCCTGATGAGCAACAGGATGCGCACTATATTTTGCAGGCTGTAAACATCTATCTAAATGGAGTGATGGAGAATGGTCAATAAGCGTTTGATTGTAGGTATTCTTATTTTTGCCGGACTGGCTGGCGCGGCTGGGTTTAAATTATTTCGTCCCATGCCGCAGGGCATTACAGCAACAGGCACTATTGAAGTGACAAAGGCTGACGTTACCCCAAAGGTGGGTGGTTATCTTCGCGATCTCAAGATACAAGTGGGTGACAGCTTGACGACAGGTCAAGTTGTTGTGCAAGTTGTTCGACCGGATCTTGCTGCCCAGGTTCTGCGTGATGAGGCGGGGGTGGCAAAAGCCCAGGCGCAGCTTGCTGATACAATAAAAGGCCCGCGCAGTCAGGAACGGCAGGAAGCCGCAGCCAATTTAGCTGGAGCGCAAGCTGTTTATACTAAGGCAAAATCAGATTATGAGCGTTTGTCTTCACTTCATGATTCAGGGGCTATTGCGACACAGCAGCTTGATGCGGCTAAATCTGCTTATGATGTAGCGTACAATTCCCTTGTTGCGGCCCAGTCCCGTCAAAGTTTGATTGAAGAAGGCAATCGTCCCGATGTGATTGCTGCCCAGACACTAGAGGTTCAGCAGGCAGAGGCTATTTTAGCCAGTAGTCAGTCTCTGGCAGCTGATATGATTGTAGTGAGTCCTTTAAATGGGCTAGTACTCGCGAAAAACTATGAAGAAGGCGAATATGTTAATCCAGGTGCAGCTATTGCCACCATCGGGGATATGAATGACTGCTGGGTAAAAATCTATGTCGATTCTGCTCAGCTTGGACTTATTAAAGTGGGTCAGCAAACGTCTGTTAAAGTCGATGCTTTTCCTGACCGGACTTTTTCCGCTGTTATCAAAGAAATTAGTCAAAATGCTGAGTTTACGCCGCGACAAAGTATTACGCAACGGGAGCGAGCCAATTTGGTTTTTGCTGTCAAGGTAAAAATTGATAATGCCGAAGGTATTTTAAAACCAGGCATGCCGGCGGATGTGGTTCTGCAATGATTGAACTACATCATGTATCAAAACAGTTTGGTATGAATGAGGCTGTCAAGGATGTCTCACTTACCGTGAGACAAGGTGAAATCTTTGGCCTCGTAGGCCCCGATGGCGCAGGCAAGACTACGATAATTCGTATGATTGCCGGTATTCTTGATCCTTCGCAAGGCGATGTGATCTTGCTTGGCTCTACAAATCCTGAACAGGTAAAAGTCCATTTGGGTTACGTTCCTCAAAAGTTTAGTCTTTATGGCGATTTGACTGTCATGGAAAACATTCAGCTCATGGGGGCTCTCTACGGAGTGCAGCGGAGTCAAGTTGATTCTTTGGCGAAGCAAACCTTAGCTTTTACTAATTTGTTACCTTTTAAAGATCGATTAGCCGATCATTTATCAGGTGGCATGAAACAAAAACTGGCACTTGCCGCCGGATTAATGCACCGGCCCAAGGTCTTTTTCCTTGATGAGCCTACAACAGGCGTTGATCCCGTATCGCGGCGCGAGTTCTGGCAAATGCTGTACGGTCTTAATAAAGAAGGCATGACCGTTTTCGTTTCTACGCCTTACATGGATGAAGCCGAACTATGTACAAGGATTGCTTTTATGCATAAGGGGAAAATTGTCACCTGCAACACGCCGCAAGAATTAAAGTCAGCCTATCCTTATCAGGTCCTGGAGCTTGTTGTCAACCAAAAAGGCATTCAATCGGTTTTAGCGTCTTGCCCGATTGTTGACATTAACGCTTTTGGTGAAAAATATCATCTGATTGTTCATGAGGCGACGGCTGCTGAACAAGCCGTGCGTCAGGCTTTGGTTCAAGCCGGTGTGACTATTTTATCGCTGTCGGAAATTTCGCCAACTCTTGAAGATGTCTTTGTCGCATTGGCTGGGGAGGTGTAGTTCATGGTTGTCGTCGAAACAAAAAATCTAACTTGCACTTTTGGTAGCTTTACTGCTGTAAATCGCTTGTCGATTCGTATTGAACAAGGCAGTATTTATGGGTTTTTGGGTCCGAATGGTTCAGGAAAATCCACAACCATTCGAATGCTGTGCGGTCTGATTACACCTACTTCAGGCAGTGGCATAATTCTTGGTTATGATGTGACGAAAGAGGCGGAACAGATTAAAGCTAAAATCGGTTATATGTCACAAAAATTCAGCTTGTATGATGATCTTACGGTGCGTGAAAATCTGAATTTTTATGCCGGAATGTATGATCTTACAGGTAATGATCGAAAAGAGCGAATTAACGAAATGATGGCTATGGCGGGTTTGACAGAGCGCGCTCATGAACTTGCGGCCAATTTGTCAGGTGGTTGGAAGCAGCGGCTGGCCCTTGGTTGTGCTGTGATTCATCATCCGGCGATCTTGTTTCTTGACGAGCCCACAGGTGGCG
This window harbors:
- a CDS encoding CerR family C-terminal domain-containing protein, translated to MKKNKINEDEQENIATDVIEERQEDLDKEPSDKLIEAALPLFAMKGYAAVTVRELADAAHVNSALVSYYFGGKEKLYAAVLESQVSLVGRIVEKIGKENLSTVDSLMRYVQEIIVVFHQCPYLFRLMSGELISPTACFETVVKKEITKLFTFLRQILRKGVECGELRPELDIEYAVISFVGIINFYLIIRPLASKILHPDEQQDAHYILQAVNIYLNGVMENGQ
- a CDS encoding HlyD family secretion protein; translation: MVNKRLIVGILIFAGLAGAAGFKLFRPMPQGITATGTIEVTKADVTPKVGGYLRDLKIQVGDSLTTGQVVVQVVRPDLAAQVLRDEAGVAKAQAQLADTIKGPRSQERQEAAANLAGAQAVYTKAKSDYERLSSLHDSGAIATQQLDAAKSAYDVAYNSLVAAQSRQSLIEEGNRPDVIAAQTLEVQQAEAILASSQSLAADMIVVSPLNGLVLAKNYEEGEYVNPGAAIATIGDMNDCWVKIYVDSAQLGLIKVGQQTSVKVDAFPDRTFSAVIKEISQNAEFTPRQSITQRERANLVFAVKVKIDNAEGILKPGMPADVVLQ
- a CDS encoding ABC transporter ATP-binding protein — protein: MIELHHVSKQFGMNEAVKDVSLTVRQGEIFGLVGPDGAGKTTIIRMIAGILDPSQGDVILLGSTNPEQVKVHLGYVPQKFSLYGDLTVMENIQLMGALYGVQRSQVDSLAKQTLAFTNLLPFKDRLADHLSGGMKQKLALAAGLMHRPKVFFLDEPTTGVDPVSRREFWQMLYGLNKEGMTVFVSTPYMDEAELCTRIAFMHKGKIVTCNTPQELKSAYPYQVLELVVNQKGIQSVLASCPIVDINAFGEKYHLIVHEATAAEQAVRQALVQAGVTILSLSEISPTLEDVFVALAGEV
- a CDS encoding ABC transporter ATP-binding protein, which translates into the protein MVVVETKNLTCTFGSFTAVNRLSIRIEQGSIYGFLGPNGSGKSTTIRMLCGLITPTSGSGIILGYDVTKEAEQIKAKIGYMSQKFSLYDDLTVRENLNFYAGMYDLTGNDRKERINEMMAMAGLTERAHELAANLSGGWKQRLALGCAVIHHPAILFLDEPTGGVDPKSRRMFWDIIYQLATDGTTVMVTTHFMDEAEHCDHIGFIYEGNLIANDGPEALKRQLPGVLLEIDAADPIGLMEKIKHQDQTYLDVYPYGNHVHVLVGKEQTHAFDSLQPRCISPSLEDVFVYYVKDQRRKVCL